A single region of the Marmota flaviventris isolate mMarFla1 chromosome 10, mMarFla1.hap1, whole genome shotgun sequence genome encodes:
- the LOC139707348 gene encoding PRAME family member 12-like, whose protein sequence is MSIQSPPTLLELAGCSLLSNKSRAILDLEDLPIELFPPLFVEAFSRGHTEVLKKMVQTWPFTCLPLGALMRHPQPEMLRVALDGLDMLLAQQDRPRRWKLQVLDLRMVPRNFWRTWSGAVVDACSPEDIKKNRTLKLGPAMAAKLPLKIFIDLCLTEGPLDEFLTLLFLWVSQRRDRLHLCCSRLKILWKPTCHIRKVLRLLQLDSVQKVEVHCTWAPSTLAACAPFLGQMRNLRKLLVSEVRVPAHTSPEEQESLLSQLTSQFLRMDCLRKFYVDAVLLLEGHLEQVLGHLKTPLETLSITKCPLSDSDWNYLSRCPNTSQLRCLDLRYIKLTNFSPEPLKILLETVAATLNRLDLEACEIAESQLQAILPALSRCSQLRILCFFRNRISMSVLRDLLCHTARLSQLSIELYPAPLESYDAQGAIHQERCSQLCAELTALLKDFRQPKVLIFDMVPCPQCGHMFIYNQGLIHCFCPTAA, encoded by the exons ATGAGCATCCAGTCCCCACCCACGCTGCTGGAGCTTGCAGGGTGCAGCCTGCTGAGCAACAAGTCCAGGGCCATCCTGGATCTGGAGGACCTGCCCATAGAGCTCTTCCCACCACTCTTTGTGGAGGCCTTCAGCAGGGGACACACTGAGGTCCTGAAGAAAATGGTGCAGACCTGGCCCTTCACCTGCCTGCCCCTGGGGGCCCTGATGAGGCATCCCCAGCCTGAGATGCTCCGAGTGGCTCTGGATGGGCTGGACATGCTGCTTGCCCAGCAGGATCGCCCCAG gaggtggaaactgcaggTGCTGGATTTGCGGATGGTTCCACGGAACTTCTGGAGGACGTGGTCTGGAGCCGTGGTCGATGCCTGCTCACCAGAGGACATTAAGAAGAATCGAACATTGAAACTTGGTCCAGCAATGGCAGCTAAGCTGCCCTTGAAGATATTCATAGACTTGTGCCTCACAGAAGGGCCCCTGGATGAATTCCTGACTCTCTTGTTCCTATGGGTCTCACAGAGAAGGGACAGGCTGCACCTTTGTTGCAGTAGGTTGAAGATCTTATGGAAACCCACCTGCCACATCAGGAAGGTCCTGAGACTGTTGCAGCTGGACTCTGTCCAAAAGGTGGAAGTGCACTGCACCTGGGCGCCCTCCACCTTGGCTGCTTGTGCTCCTTTCTTGggccagatgaggaacctgaggaagCTGCTTGTCTCAGAGGTCCGTGTGCCTGCCCACACCTCCCCAGAGGAGCAGGAGAGCCTGCTCTCCCAGCTCACCTCGCAGTTCCTCAGGATGGACTGCCTGAGGAAGTTCTATGTGGATGCTGTCCTTCTCCTCGAGGGCCACCTGGAGCAGGTGCTAGG GCACCTGAAGACCCCCCTGGAGACCCTCTCGATAACCAAGTGCCCGCTCTCAGATTCCGACTGGAATTATCTCTCCCGCTGCCCAAACACCAGCCAGCTCAGATGCCTGGATCTGAGATACATCAAACTGACCAATTTCAGTCCAGAGCCCCTCAAAATTCTGCTGGAGACTGTGGCAGCCACCCTGAACAGGTTGGACTTGGAAGCCTGTGAGATCGCGGAATCCCAGCTCCAAGCCATCCTGCCTGCCCTGAGCCGCTGCTCCCAGCTCAGGATCTTGTGCTTTTTCCGGAATCGCATCTCCATGTCGGTCCTCAGGGACCTGCTCTGTCACACTGCCAGGCTGAGCCAGTTGAGCATAGAGCTAtaccctgcccctctggagagcTATGATGCCCAGGGTGCCATCCATCAAGAGAGATGTTCCCAACTTTGTGCTGAGCTCACAGCACTATTGAAGGACTTTAGGCAGCCCAAGGTCCTTATTTTCGATATGGTGCCCTGTCCTCAATGTGGCCacatgttcatc
- the LOC139707349 gene encoding PRAME family member 12-like, giving the protein MQTPEDEQRTPPTLQELAGRSLLKDKSRAILALEDLPIQLFPPLFMEALNQRHTEVLKKMVQAWPFTRLPLGALMNTLQLGMIQVALDGLDMLAAQQDRPRRWKLQVLDLRKVHGNFWRTWSGAVVDACSPGVMKERQTVKASPDTGPTLPLKVLVNLCLQQRPLNAFLSFLFHWVDERKGLIQLCCKKLQMCSLPVCTIEKILERLDLDFIQQLDVQCFWRLSTLATFATYWGQMSNLRKLFFSHVYVSAYASQEERDQLMDDITSQFAKMDSLRRLYLDGVFLLEGRLCQVLRLLKTPLETLSITNCQLSDPDWNDLSGSPNLDQLIHLTLWGSTLTSFSPEPLVILLENAAATLETLNLQDCGITNSQLQAILPVLSCCSQLRVLSFNGNDISMSVLRNLLLHTSRLTRLSLEKYPAPLETYDAQGAIHPGRLFQLIDELMEILRDVREPKHVLFYTKPCHRCGNWFIYNLPSSPCRCWLPA; this is encoded by the exons ATGCAGACTCCAGAGGATGAGCAGCGGACCCCACCCACACTCCAGGAGCTGGCAGGGCGAAGCCTCCTGAAGGACAAGTCCAGGGCCATCCTAGCTCTGGAGGACCTGCCCATACAGCTCTTCCCACCACTCTTCATGGAGGCCTTAAACCAGAGACACACTGAGGTCCTGAAGAAAATGGTGCAGGCCTGGCCCTTCACCCGCCTGCCCCTGGGGGCCCTGATGAATACACTACAGCTGGGGATGATCCAAGTGGCACTGGATGGGCTGGACATGCTGGCTGCCCAGCAGGATCGCCCCAG gaggtggaaactgcaggTGCTGGATTTGCGGAAGGTTCATGGGAACTTCTGGAGGACGTGGTCTGGAGCCGTGGTCGATGCCTGCTCACCAGGAGTCATGAAGGAGAGGCAAACAGTGAAGGCCTCTCCAGACACAGGGCCCACTCTGCCCTTGAAGGTGTTAGTAAACCTGTGCTTACAGCAAAGACCCCTGAATgcattcctctccttcctctttcactGGGTGGATGAGAGGAAGGGTCTGATACAGCTGTGCTGCAAGAAGCTACAGATGTGCTCTTTGCCCGTCTGTACCATCGAGAAGATCTTGGAGAGGTTGGATCTGGACTTTATCCAGCAGTTGGATGTGCAGTGTTTCTGGAGACTGTCCACCTTGGCTACTTTTGCCACCTATTGGGGCCAGATGAGCAACCTGAGGAAGCTCTTCTTCTCCCACGTCTATGTGTCTGCCTATGCTTCCCAGGAGGAGAGAGATCAGTTGATGGATGACATTACCTCACAGTTTGCCAAGATGGACAGCCTCCGGAGGCTGTACCTGGATGGTGTCTTCCTCCTAGAAGGCCGTCTGTGCCAGGTGCTCAG GCTCCTGAAGACCCCCCTGGAGACCCTCTCAATAACCAACTGCCAGCTCTCAGATCCAGACTGGAATGATCTGTCGGGGTCTCCAAACCTCGACCAGCTAATACACCTGACGCTGTGGGGCAGCACATTGACGAGTTTCAGTCCTGAGCCCCTCGTAATTCTGCTAGAGAATGCTGCAGCCACCCTTGAGACCCTAAACTTGCAGGACTGTGGGATCACCAACTCCCAGCTCCAGGCCATcctccctgtcctgagctgctgctcCCAGCTCAGGGTCTTGAGCTTCAATGGGAATGACATCTCCATGTCGGTCCTGAGAAACCTGCTGCTTCACACTTCCAGGCTGACCCGGTTGAGCCTAGAGAAGtaccctgcccctctggagaCCTATGATGCCCAGGGTGCCATCCACCCTGGGAGACTTTTCCAACTCATCGATGAGCTGATGGAGATACTGAGGGATGTGAGAGAGCCAAAGCACGTCCTTTTCTATACTAAACCCTGCCATAGATGTGGCAACTGGTTTATCTATAACCTGCCCTCCAGTCCGTGTCGCTGTTGGCTGCCTGCCTAG